The Haloprofundus salinisoli region ACTCGTCGAGGGCGTCGGTGACACTGCCCGCCTGCGCGAGCATCGCTTGCACCGGCCGGCCGACTTCGAGCCCCATCGCGTCTAATCCGCCGACGCCGTCGTCGCGGGCGACTTCGGCGACGTGGCCGTAGTCGTTCGACACCTGTAGCGCGCGTTCGACGCTCTCGGCGGGGACCTCGAACGCCTCCGCGACGGCGTCTCGAACCGCCCCTTCGCCGACGCCGATGCGCATCTCCGAGAGGACGATTCGCGCGAGGTAGCGCGCCTCGTCCGGACTCGCGCGGTTGAACAGGCCGAAGAGGGTGTCGACCTTGCGGTCTTGGCTGCCCGACCCCGCCGCCGCGGCGAGCGCTCGAAGCGTCTCGTCCACCTCGGTGACGGTCAGGTCGGCGGCTCCTCCGGCCCCGAACGCGGCGAGGCCCTGTTGGCCGCCGAACTCGTAGCTGGCGGCGACGGCACCGATTTCGCCCGTTTCGGCGAGTCTCGACTCCACGTCCGCGGCGTCCACGTTCCGGCCGGCGGCGCGCGCGATAGCCTCGTAGCAGAGACTCGGCCCGATATCGAGCGTCGCAGACCGCCACGCGGGAAAGACGCGCCCCTGGACGAATCTCGCCACGATCGGCAGTTCCGGCCCGGCCTCCCGAAACGTCTCCGCCAACAGCGAGACGATTTCGAGGTCCGCCGACTCCGCCTCGATAGCCGCCGCCCGGTCTGCAAACGCCGCGAACTCCATCGCAGGGCGGTACTCACGTCCCCGATTTAACTACCTCGTCTCGGCGGCGACGCGGTCACCACGCGACTATTATTCCATCTCCACAGATATTCTTTTAAAAAAGAAAGTAGGAGCGTTCTTATGTTGAACTCTCATTATCTCAGGTATGCATCGGAGGCGGTTTCTGGCGCTTGCGAGCGGTGCTCTCGCCGGAGTCGGGGGTTGTACGTCCCGCGATACGCGGACCGTCGATACGACGAGCGAACCGACGGAGACCGAAAACGGCGTCATCGACGCGCTCGCGGGCAACGACAGCGGCGGCAGTAGCGACGAGGATAGCCCCGACATCGTGGTCACCTCCCACGAACTCGTCACCACCGACGACACCTACCGTCAGGCGGCGGCTGTCCTCGCACTGATGGAGAACGTCGGACCCGCCCCGTCCGGCGGCGTCCGCGTGACCGCGCGCTTCTTCGACGAGGACGACAATCCGCTCGACGTCGCCACCGAGTATCTCATCGGTCTCAACCCAGGCGAGACGTGGAAGGCGTACATTCCGTACTACGACGACGGGGTGAACGTCGCCTCGCACGAGCTCGAAGCGGC contains the following coding sequences:
- a CDS encoding FxLYD domain-containing protein gives rise to the protein MHRRRFLALASGALAGVGGCTSRDTRTVDTTSEPTETENGVIDALAGNDSGGSSDEDSPDIVVTSHELVTTDDTYRQAAAVLALMENVGPAPSGGVRVTARFFDEDDNPLDVATEYLIGLNPGETWKAYIPYYDDGVNVASHELEAAFQVEPLPRLPEGIELLDSQLDAEDVEAELTGRVRNVGEEAHGYLKAEAKFYADETTVLTSNYASTTNLEAEAEWPFTVTYLPYADEWASPITDYELHVVDSPY